A single genomic interval of Daucus carota subsp. sativus chromosome 1, DH1 v3.0, whole genome shotgun sequence harbors:
- the LOC135149938 gene encoding uncharacterized protein LOC135149938, with protein MLIATGILRLNPRKLAFIAVQRQTAASASTRPPKRLQHGCFGAFPTSPPTRPPSTLAHAPNLNASLGQVSVFGEPGNGGLIRGSGKPGTRGVRGGNAKGGLVGRGKPGTGGVPGGKAKGGLEGRGKPGSLGVPGNAYGGLEGSGKAGGSLGVPGKTGGSLGLSGAGGVGEEGELDLCL; from the coding sequence ATGCTGATTGCGACTGGAATATTGAGATTGAATCCCAGAAAGTTGGCTTTTATTGCAGTGCAGAGACAAACAGCTGCCTCTGCCTCCACAAGGCCTCCAAAGAGACTACAGCATGGCTGTTTCGGAGCTTTTCCCACTTCACCGCCCACTAGGCCACCAAGCACCTTGGCGCATGCCCCGAATCTGAATGCATCTCTCGGGCAAGTCTCTGTTTTTGGGGAGCCTGGTAATGGGGGGCTTATTCGGGGCAGTGGAAAGCCTGGGACTCGTGGAGTCCGGGGAGGGAACGCGAAAGGGGGGCTTGTAGGCAGGGGAAAGCCTGGGACTGGAGGAGTCCCCGGGGGAAAGGCGAAAGGGGGGCTTGAAGGCAGGGGAAAGCCTGGGAGTCTTGGAGTCCCCGGGAATGCATATGGAGGACTTGAAGGCAGTGGAAAGGCTGGAGGTAGTCTCGGAGTCCCGGGAAAAACAGGGGGCAGCTTAGGACTCTCTGGGGCAGGGGGAGTAGGAGAGGAAGGCGAGCTTGACTTGTGTTTATGA
- the LOC108225764 gene encoding protein LIKE EARLY STARVATION, chloroplastic, with the protein MKVHMTTPHPRAAFPLPLAPPHTLLHSKTASTSSSWRIRVSNGSESYLDMWRKAVERERLAIKFNHIKTASDADEQTQPDEEVLEKKSSEFEKLLEVSSEERDRVQRMQVIDRAAAAIAAARALLKDNSPHKTTSYGTNDLEDGSEDPIGDDPGGDQNTGTFFSSGNDENRTPGPTFWSWIPPADEDRTSDDEGDLKLGMKSSSSTSQARPVMELERSADILSIPFESKHENEHNPPLPPLQSLMEVEKVEFSSSTPETPHLEEERELGVFFSVHAAEAAKALHKVDDKSPHGIYPDGSRWWKETGTEVRPDGVVCRWTLTRGVSADKAVEWEEKYWEAADDFDYKELGSEKSGRDSSGNVWREFWKETMYKKDGSVHLEKTADKWGKNGEGNEWQEKWSEFYGPAGLTDKWAHKWCSIDPNTPLEAGHAHVWHERWGERYDGQGGSIKYTDKWAERSEGDGWTKWGDKWDEHFDPNGHGVKQGETWWEGKYGERWNRTWGEGHNGSGWVHKYGKSSSGEHWDTHEQQDTWYERYPHYGFYHCFENAVQLRQVRKPSDLP; encoded by the exons ATGAAAGTTCACATGACAACCCCTCACCCACGCGCCGCCTTCCCTCTCCCACTCGCGCCTCCCCACACGCTCCTTCACTCCAAAACTGCATCAACGTCTTCTTCATGGAGAATCAGGGTCTCCAACGGCAGCGAATCGTATCTCGACATGTGGCGAAAGGCGGTGGAGCGGGAGAGACTGGCCATAAAGTTCAACCACATCAAAACGGCGTCGGATGCGGATGAACAGACGCAGCCGGATGAGGAGGTGTTGGAGAAGAAGAGCAGTGAGTTCGAGAAGCTTCTAGAGGTTTCTAGTGAGGAGAGAGATAGGGTGCAGAGAATGCAGGTGATTGATCGGGCTGCCGCGGCTATTGCGGCTGCTCGGGCTTTACTCAAGGACAATTCTCCACACAAGACGACGTCGTATGGGACTAATGATTTGGAGGATGGGAGTGAGGATCCAATTGGGGATGATCCGGGAG GTGACCAGAACACAGGCACATTCTTCTCTTCGGGAAATGATGAAAACAGAACGCCAGGTCCAACTTTCTGGTCCTGGATACCTCCAGCTGATGAAGATAGGACTTCTGATGATGAAGGTGATTTGAAGTTGGGTATGAAATCTTCTTCATCTACTAGTCAGGCTAGGCCTGTAATGGAGTTGGAAAGAAGTGCTGATATTCTGTCAATCCCATTTGAAAGTAAACACGAAAACGAACACAACCCTCCCCTTCCTCCTCTTCAGTCACTTATGGAGGTTGAAAAGGTAGAATTTTCTAGCTCAACGCCGGAGACACCTCACTTGGAAGAGGAACGTGAACTGGGTGTTTTCTTTTCAGTACATGCAGCTGAAGCAGCTAAGGCTCTTCATAAGGTGGATGATAAATCACCCCATGGAATTTATCCAGATGGATCAAGGTGGTGGAAAGAGACAGGTACTGAGGTAAGACCTGACGGGGTTGTCTGCAGGTGGACGCTGACTAGGGGAGTCAGTGCTGATAAAGCTGTTGAATGGGAAGAGAAATATTGGGAGGCTGCTGATGATTTTGATTATAAAGAACTTGGGTCAGAGAAATCAGGGCGCGATTCTTCTGGAAATGTTTGGCGTGAATTCTGGAAAGAGACCATGTACAAG AAAGATGGATCTGTGCATCTTGAGAAAACTGCCGACAAATGGGGAAAGAATGGTGAAGGGAATGAATGGCAAGAGAAATGGTCTGAATTTTATGGTCCCGCTGGATTAACAGATAAATGGGCCCATAAGTGGTGCAGCATTGACCCAAACACACCACTTGAGGCTGGCCATGCTCATGTTTGGCATGAAAG GTGGGGGGAGCGATATGATGGACAAGGGGGTAGCATAAAGTACACAGACAAATGGGCTGAAAGATCCGAGGGAGATGGCTGGACAAAGTGGGGTGACAAATGGGATGAACACTTTGATCCAAACGGCCATGGAGTGAAACAGGGAGAGACGTGGTGGGAGGGGAAGTATGGTGAACGCTGGAACCGGACTTGGGGTGAAGGCCATAATGGCTCTGGATGGGTACACAAGTATGGTAAGAGTAGTAGTGGCGAACACTGGGACACTCACGAGCAGCAAGACACATGGTATGAAAGATACCCACATTATGGATTCTACCATTGCTTTGAGAATGCTGTTCAGCTTCGCCAAGTGAGGAAGCCATCTGACTTGCCGTAA